In Antechinus flavipes isolate AdamAnt ecotype Samford, QLD, Australia chromosome 3, AdamAnt_v2, whole genome shotgun sequence, a genomic segment contains:
- the HSPBP1 gene encoding hsp70-binding protein 1 isoform X3, with product MADPGSGGNRLPLALPPAPEQASTSASIGNPGHPHSLQGLLHMAVTACPADPEPPPEPMTEERRQWLQEAMSAAFRGPREEVEQMKSCLHALGLPTPSAAGEAELMADQQEREGALELLADLCENMDNAADFCQLSGMHLLVGRYLEAGAEGLRWRAAHLIGTCSQNVAAIQEQVLGLGALRKLLRLLDRDPCDTVRVKALYAISCLVREQEAGLLQFLRLDGFSVLMRAMQRDVVKLKVKSAFLLQNLLVGHPEHKGTLCSMGMVQQLVALIRTEHSPFHEHVLGALCGLVTDFPQGIRECQEPELGLEELLRHRCQLLQQHEEYQEELEFCEKLLQVCFSSPTDDSMDR from the exons ATGGCGGACCCGGGCTCCGGAGGTAACCGCCTCCCCCTGGCCCTGCCTCCGGCCCCTGAGCAGGCCAGCACGTCGGCTTCCATAGGGAACCCGGGGCACCCCCACAGCCTCCAAGGCCTCCTGCACATGGCAGTGACAGCTTGCCCCGCTGACCCCGAGCCCCCGCCCGAGCCCATGACGGAGGAG CGGCGTCAGTGGCTGCAGGAGGCCATGTCGGCTGCGTTCCGAGGCCCCCGGGAGGAGGTGGAGCAGATGAAAAGCTGTCTCCATGCTCTGGGGCTCCCGACGCCCTCCGCCGCTGGGGAGGCCGAGCTGATGGCTGACCAGCAGGAGCGCGAGGGGGCTCTGGAGCTGCTGGCGGACCTGTGCGAGAACATGGACAACGCTGCAG ACTTCTGCCAGCTGTCTGGGATGCACCTGCTCGTGGGCCGCTACCTGGAGGCAGGGGCAGAAGGCCTGCGGTGGAGGGCGGCCCACCTCATTGGCACGTGCAGCCAGAACGTGGCTGCCATCCAGGAGCAGGTGCTGGGCCTGGGTGCCCTACGGAAGCTCCTGCGCCTGCTCGACCGGGACCCCTGCGACACGGTGCGAGTGAAGGCCCTCTACGCCATTTCTT GCCTGGTCCGGGAGCAGGAGGCCGGCCTGCTCCAGTTCCTTCGCCTGGACGGCTTCTCGGTGCTCATGCGGGCCATGCAGAGGGATGTGGTGAAGCTGAAGGTGAAGTCGGCCTTCCTCCTGCAGAACCTGCTGGTGGGCCATCCTGAGCACAAAG GCACCCTGTGCTCCATGGGGATGGTCCAGCAGTTGGTGGCTCTGATTCGCACAGAGCACAGCCCCTTCCACGAGCACGTGCTGGGGGCGCTTTGTGG GCTGGTGACAGATTTTCCCCAAGGGATCCGGGAATGTCAGGAGCCTGAACTGGGGCTCGAGGAGCTTCTGCGCCATCGGTGTCAGCTGCTGCAGCAGCATGAGGAGTACCAG GAGGAGCTGGAATTCTGCGAAAAGCTGCTCCAGGTCTGCTTCTCGTCCCCCACGGACGACAGCATGGACCGCTGA
- the HSPBP1 gene encoding hsp70-binding protein 1 isoform X2, translated as MDAESPLPWRRGRAGSLWRREKDELRRGLPWISHDTDQLLPGHLPSHTPTPASPMADPGSGGNRLPLALPPAPEQASTSASIGNPGHPHSLQGLLHMAVTACPADPEPPPEPMTEERRQWLQEAMSAAFRGPREEVEQMKSCLHALGLPTPSAAGEAELMADQQEREGALELLADLCENMDNAADFCQLSGMHLLVGRYLEAGAEGLRWRAAHLIGTCSQNVAAIQEQVLGLGALRKLLRLLDRDPCDTVRVKALYAISCLVREQEAGLLQFLRLDGFSVLMRAMQRDVVKLKVKSAFLLQNLLVGHPEHKGTLCSMGMVQQLVALIRTEHSPFHEHVLGALCGLVTDFPQGIRECQEPELGLEELLRHRCQLLQQHEEYQEELEFCEKLLQVCFSSPTDDSMDR; from the exons ATGGATGCCGAAAGCCCGTTGCCATGGAGACGGGGCAGGGCCGGGTCACTATGGAGACGGGAGAAGGATGAGCTGCGGCGGGGACTGCCATGG ATCTCCCACGACACGGATCAGCTCCTTCCGGGACATCTCCCCAGCCACACCCCCACTCCAGCGTCCCCGATGGCGGACCCGGGCTCCGGAGGTAACCGCCTCCCCCTGGCCCTGCCTCCGGCCCCTGAGCAGGCCAGCACGTCGGCTTCCATAGGGAACCCGGGGCACCCCCACAGCCTCCAAGGCCTCCTGCACATGGCAGTGACAGCTTGCCCCGCTGACCCCGAGCCCCCGCCCGAGCCCATGACGGAGGAG CGGCGTCAGTGGCTGCAGGAGGCCATGTCGGCTGCGTTCCGAGGCCCCCGGGAGGAGGTGGAGCAGATGAAAAGCTGTCTCCATGCTCTGGGGCTCCCGACGCCCTCCGCCGCTGGGGAGGCCGAGCTGATGGCTGACCAGCAGGAGCGCGAGGGGGCTCTGGAGCTGCTGGCGGACCTGTGCGAGAACATGGACAACGCTGCAG ACTTCTGCCAGCTGTCTGGGATGCACCTGCTCGTGGGCCGCTACCTGGAGGCAGGGGCAGAAGGCCTGCGGTGGAGGGCGGCCCACCTCATTGGCACGTGCAGCCAGAACGTGGCTGCCATCCAGGAGCAGGTGCTGGGCCTGGGTGCCCTACGGAAGCTCCTGCGCCTGCTCGACCGGGACCCCTGCGACACGGTGCGAGTGAAGGCCCTCTACGCCATTTCTT GCCTGGTCCGGGAGCAGGAGGCCGGCCTGCTCCAGTTCCTTCGCCTGGACGGCTTCTCGGTGCTCATGCGGGCCATGCAGAGGGATGTGGTGAAGCTGAAGGTGAAGTCGGCCTTCCTCCTGCAGAACCTGCTGGTGGGCCATCCTGAGCACAAAG GCACCCTGTGCTCCATGGGGATGGTCCAGCAGTTGGTGGCTCTGATTCGCACAGAGCACAGCCCCTTCCACGAGCACGTGCTGGGGGCGCTTTGTGG GCTGGTGACAGATTTTCCCCAAGGGATCCGGGAATGTCAGGAGCCTGAACTGGGGCTCGAGGAGCTTCTGCGCCATCGGTGTCAGCTGCTGCAGCAGCATGAGGAGTACCAG GAGGAGCTGGAATTCTGCGAAAAGCTGCTCCAGGTCTGCTTCTCGTCCCCCACGGACGACAGCATGGACCGCTGA
- the HSPBP1 gene encoding hsp70-binding protein 1 isoform X1 encodes MLCPHDTPRLSSQHSFLPSPRVDSSALAPPTPTPLSTGSLSPSFLFIPHTACFVCVCLPEISPFRRGSWGRKRPYLRPPLHPGPRETAGRTTSPRSPSDRGAGGEKKDILRLRSEAAGLRISHDTDQLLPGHLPSHTPTPASPMADPGSGGNRLPLALPPAPEQASTSASIGNPGHPHSLQGLLHMAVTACPADPEPPPEPMTEERRQWLQEAMSAAFRGPREEVEQMKSCLHALGLPTPSAAGEAELMADQQEREGALELLADLCENMDNAADFCQLSGMHLLVGRYLEAGAEGLRWRAAHLIGTCSQNVAAIQEQVLGLGALRKLLRLLDRDPCDTVRVKALYAISCLVREQEAGLLQFLRLDGFSVLMRAMQRDVVKLKVKSAFLLQNLLVGHPEHKGTLCSMGMVQQLVALIRTEHSPFHEHVLGALCGLVTDFPQGIRECQEPELGLEELLRHRCQLLQQHEEYQEELEFCEKLLQVCFSSPTDDSMDR; translated from the exons ATGCTCTGCCCGCACGACACCCCGCGTCTGAGCTCCCAGCATTCTTTCCTGCCGTCCCCGCGAGTGGACAGCTCTGCTTTGGCTCCACCCACTCCAACCCCACTTTCTACGGGAAGCCTTAGCCCCTCTTTCCTATTTATCCCGCACACAGCTTGCTTTGTATGTGTTTGTTTGCCTGAGATTTCCCCCTTTAGAcg AGGCTCTTGGGGGAGGAAGCGGCCATACCTTCGGCCGCCTCTCCATCCCGGGCCGAGGGAAACGGCCGGGAGAACTACAAGTCCCAGAAGCCCCAGTGACAGAGGCGCCGGCGGCGAGAAAAAGGACATTCTGCGACTGCGCAGTGAGGCGGCAGGCCTGAGG ATCTCCCACGACACGGATCAGCTCCTTCCGGGACATCTCCCCAGCCACACCCCCACTCCAGCGTCCCCGATGGCGGACCCGGGCTCCGGAGGTAACCGCCTCCCCCTGGCCCTGCCTCCGGCCCCTGAGCAGGCCAGCACGTCGGCTTCCATAGGGAACCCGGGGCACCCCCACAGCCTCCAAGGCCTCCTGCACATGGCAGTGACAGCTTGCCCCGCTGACCCCGAGCCCCCGCCCGAGCCCATGACGGAGGAG CGGCGTCAGTGGCTGCAGGAGGCCATGTCGGCTGCGTTCCGAGGCCCCCGGGAGGAGGTGGAGCAGATGAAAAGCTGTCTCCATGCTCTGGGGCTCCCGACGCCCTCCGCCGCTGGGGAGGCCGAGCTGATGGCTGACCAGCAGGAGCGCGAGGGGGCTCTGGAGCTGCTGGCGGACCTGTGCGAGAACATGGACAACGCTGCAG ACTTCTGCCAGCTGTCTGGGATGCACCTGCTCGTGGGCCGCTACCTGGAGGCAGGGGCAGAAGGCCTGCGGTGGAGGGCGGCCCACCTCATTGGCACGTGCAGCCAGAACGTGGCTGCCATCCAGGAGCAGGTGCTGGGCCTGGGTGCCCTACGGAAGCTCCTGCGCCTGCTCGACCGGGACCCCTGCGACACGGTGCGAGTGAAGGCCCTCTACGCCATTTCTT GCCTGGTCCGGGAGCAGGAGGCCGGCCTGCTCCAGTTCCTTCGCCTGGACGGCTTCTCGGTGCTCATGCGGGCCATGCAGAGGGATGTGGTGAAGCTGAAGGTGAAGTCGGCCTTCCTCCTGCAGAACCTGCTGGTGGGCCATCCTGAGCACAAAG GCACCCTGTGCTCCATGGGGATGGTCCAGCAGTTGGTGGCTCTGATTCGCACAGAGCACAGCCCCTTCCACGAGCACGTGCTGGGGGCGCTTTGTGG GCTGGTGACAGATTTTCCCCAAGGGATCCGGGAATGTCAGGAGCCTGAACTGGGGCTCGAGGAGCTTCTGCGCCATCGGTGTCAGCTGCTGCAGCAGCATGAGGAGTACCAG GAGGAGCTGGAATTCTGCGAAAAGCTGCTCCAGGTCTGCTTCTCGTCCCCCACGGACGACAGCATGGACCGCTGA